One Physeter macrocephalus isolate SW-GA unplaced genomic scaffold, ASM283717v5 random_1381, whole genome shotgun sequence DNA window includes the following coding sequences:
- the LOC114485590 gene encoding translation initiation factor IF-2-like — MGASLWCCWAGPASHLAGGSPRSPSRPPRRARALRTRPAGRSGARGAVAAPEEPSALVPAPLWSRRGRAPARRLRSPRADAGRRAEGSDVAAASAAASARSGPTPDPDPDPARLEPADRPSFGGAMAERGCPLEAVPLPAEVRESLAELELELSEVFQIQ, encoded by the coding sequence ATGGGAGCGAGCCTCTGGTGTTGCTGGGCGGGCCCGGCCTCCCACCTGGCAGGCGGCTCGCCGCGCTCCCCGTCTCGCCCTCCCCGCCGCGCACGCGCGCTCCGTACAAGGCCGGCCGGGCGGTCGGGGGCGCGCGGGGCGGTGGCGGCGCCGGAGGAGCCGTCCGCGCTCGTGCCCGCGCCTCTGTGGAGCCGCCGGGGCCGCGCCCCTGCACGCCGCCTGCGATCCCCACGGGCCGATGCGGGTCGCCGGGCAGAGGGGAGCGACGTAGCCGCTGCCAGTGCCGCCGCCTCGGCTCGGAGCGGCCCGACCCCCGACCCAGACCCCGACCCCGCCCGGCTTGAGCCGGCCGACCGGCCGTCCTTCGGCGGGGCCATGGCCGAGCGCGGGTGCCCGCTGGAGGCGGTGCCGTTACCCGCCGAGGTGCGGGAGAGCCTGGccgagctggagctggagctgtcGGAAG